A stretch of the Aphis gossypii isolate Hap1 chromosome 2, ASM2018417v2, whole genome shotgun sequence genome encodes the following:
- the LOC114124357 gene encoding poly [ADP-ribose] polymerase tankyrase, with product MNRTKRLESEQPDIYALLQEDPLRELFEACKSGDLNKVKRQINAETVNARDTTGRKSTPLHFAAGFGRRDIVELLLAAGASIQAHDDGGLHPLHNACSFGHEDVVGLLLEAGADPNTKDNWNYTPLHEAAAKGKIEICIALLQHGADPTIKNTENKSPVDLANVSGVPGIHEVLLGEWRKDEILESSRSGDDAKLSSLLTPLNVNCHASDGRKSTPLHLAAGFNRIRCVQLLLRHGADVHAKDKGGLVPLHNACSYGHIEVTEMLIKHGACVNAMDLWQFTPLHEAASKSRVEVCSLLLSKGADPTLLNCHSKSAIDLASSRELQEKLSYEFKGYCLLEACRLADVSKVKKLLSSDIAKFKHYFTGDTAFHIVAASLGSKRKQVIELLSRKGAQINESNKELLTPLHIAADYGHFDVMETFIRLGARVNATDGLGQTALHRCARNDCLQGCKILLSYNIDTNITSIQGFKAIDMATENIKKILQEPPVVLDLESELLEASKAGELEIVQRLLTAYPHIVNCRDLDGRHSTPLHFAAGYNRVAVCQYLLANGADVHAKDKGGLVPLHNACSYGHFEVTDMLIQHGANVNVSDLWKFTPLHEAAAKGKYEIVRLLLQHGADDTKKNRDGHTPLGLVRDNDNEVADLLRGNAALLDAAKKGILARVQRLLTTENINCRDTQGRNSTPLHLAAGYNNLEVAEFLLEQGADVNAQDKGGLIPLHNASSYGHLDLAALLIKHNTTVNATDNWGFTPLHEAAQKGRTQLSALLLAHGADPFMRNQEGQTPLELTTADDVRSLLSDAMASHPSANPIDSASIYVPTPPSLSPEETATVVMPSGASVALPSPGGTGRSFMIGSQGDGSVNGYESARPHPNCITLSTVQGFLSSLGLEHLNEIFEREQITLDILAEMEHEDLKQIGITAYGYRHKLVKGMEKLVSKHGGVCSGLSGGMPCTLLIDLLPEDKEFITVEQELQSTIREHRDNGQSGGIFNRYNIVRIQKIQNRKLWDRYIHRKREVSIENGNQANERMLFHGSPFINAIVQKGFDERHAYIGGMFGAGIYFAENSSKSNQYVYGIGGGTGCPSHKDRSCYQCLRHLLMCRVTLGKSFVQYNAIKIAHAPPGHHSVMGTPSVGGLNYSEYVVYRGEQAYPEYLIAYQIVNPSETMESG from the exons ATGAATCGTACTAAACGGCTTGAATCTGAACAACCCGACATATATGCTCTGCTTCAAGAAGATCCACTGCGAGAACTATTTGAAGCCTGCAAGTCGGGTGACTTGAACAAAGTCAAACGACAAATAAATGCTGAGACTGTTAACGCTAGGGATACGACCGGCAGAAAAAGTACTCCCTTACACTTTGCCGcag GATTTGGTCGACGTGATATAGTTGAACTATTGTTAGCTGCTGGAGCATCTATTCAAGCTCACGATGACGGTGGACTTCATCCATTACATAATGCCTGTTCATTTGGACATGAGGATGTGGTGGGTTTGTTACTAGAAGCTGGAGCTGATCCTAACACAAAGGACAATTGGAATTATACACCACTGCATGAAGCAGCTGCCAAAGGGAAAATTGAgatatgtatag cTTTATTACAACATGGAGCAGATCCAACAATcaaaaatacagaaaataagTCACCTGTTGATTTAGCCAACGTTAGTGGAGTTCCGGGTATTCACGAAGTGTTATTGGGAGAATGGCGAAAAGATGAA ATTCTTGAATCTAGTCGATCTGGTGATGATGCAAAATTATCATCACTCTTAACACCCCTTAATGTTAACTGCCATGCCAGTGATGGACGTAAATCCACACCATTGCATTTAGCTGCTGGTTTTAATCGTATTCGGTGTGTTCAATTACTCCTTAGACATGGTGCTGATGTCCATGCAAAAGATAAAGG tggTCTTGTTCCATTACATAATGCTTGTTCGTATGGACACATCGAAGTGACAgaaatgcttataaaacaCGGTGCTTGTGTTAATGCCATGGACTTATGGCAATTTACTCCTTTGCATGAAGCAGCATCTAAGTCACGTGTAGAAGTTTGTTCCTTATTACTAAGTAAGGGCGCCGATCCAACATTATTGAATTGTCATTCTAAGTCAGCTATTGACTTAGCATCCTCACGAGAGCTACAAGAAAAATTATCTT aTGAATTTAAAGGCTATTGTTTACTGGAAGCTTGTCGTTTAGCTGATGtctcaaaagttaaaaaacttttaagttcAGATATtgctaaatttaaacattacttCACTGGAGATACAGCTTTT caTATTGTAGCTGCATCATTAGGTTCAAAGCGAAAGCAAGTTATTGAACTCTTATCTCGTAAAGGAGCACAAATAAATGAATctaataaagaattattaaccCCTTTACACATAGCTGCAGACTACGGTCATTTTGATGTGATGGAAACATTTATTAGACTTGGTGCACGAGTTAATGCTACTGATGGACTCGGACAAacag CTTTACATCGATGTGCAAGAAATGATTGTTTACAAGGCTGTAAAAttcttttatcatataatattgatactaACATTACATCAATACAAGGATTTAAAGCAATTGATATGGctactgaaaatattaaaaaaatattacaag AGCCTCCTGTGGTTTTAGATTTAGAATCTGAACTTTTAGAAGCTTCCAAGGCTGGTGAATTAGAAATAGTTCAAAGACTATTAACTGCGTATCCTCATATTGTGAACTGTAGAGATTTAGATGGACG ACATTCCACTCCACTTCATTTTGCTGCTGGATATAACCGTGTAGCAGTTTGTCAGTATCTCCTTGCTAATGGTGCTGATGTTCATGCAAAAGATAAAGG tggTCTTGTACCTCTGCACAATGCCTGTTCATATGGCCATTTTGAAGTTACCGATATGTTAATTCAACATGGTGCCAATGTTAATGTTTCTGACTTATGGAAATTTACTCCACTTCATGAAGCTGCAGCTAAAGGGAAATATGAAAttgtacgattattattacag catGGTGCtgatgatacaaaaaaaaatcgcgaTGGACACACTCCTTTAGGACTTGTCAGAGACAATGATAATGAAGTTGCTGATTTGTTAAGAGGTAATGCAGCACTATTGGATGCTGCTAAAAAAGGCATACTAGCACGAGTTCAAAGACTTCTTACTACAGAAAACATTAACTGTCGAGATACTCAGGGAAGAAATTCTACCCCATTGCATTTAgctg CTGGTTATAATAACTTAGAAGTAGCTGAATTCCTCTTAGAACAAGGGGCAGATGTTAATGCCCAAGATAAAGGAGGTTTAATTCCTCTACATAATGCTTCTTCGTATGGACACTTAGATCTTGCTGCTCTTTTAATCAAACATAACACTACTGTAAATGCTACTGATAACTGGGGTTTTACCCCATTACATGAAGCCGCTCAAAAAGGACGAACACAACTAAGTGCACTTCTT ttGGCTCATGGTGCTGACCCTTTTATGCGTAACCAAGAAGGACAAACTCCTCTTGAGTTAACTACCGCTGACGATGTGAGATCATTATTATCAGATGCTATGGCTTCACATCCCAGTGCAAATCCAATAGATAGTGCATCAATTTATGTTCCTACACCACCCTCATTATCACCAGAAGAAACAGCTACAGTTGTTATGCCATCTGGAGCTTCAGTTGCATTACCTAGTCCTGGCGGAACTGGTAGGTCCTTCATGATAGGTTCACAAGGAGATGGATCAGTTAATGGATATGAAAGTGCTCGACCTCATCcaaattgtataacattatcaactgTTCAAGGATTCCTCTCCAG TCTTGGCTTGgaacatttaaatgaaatattcgaGAGAGAACAAATTACTTTGGATATATTGGCAGAGATGGAACATGAAGACTTAAAACAAATTGGAATTACAGCATATGGTTATCGACATAAGCTAGTTAAAGGGATGGAAAAATTAGTATCTAAGcatg GAGGTGTTTGTTCTGGTTTATCGGGTGGAATGCCATGCACACTTTTGATTGATCTATTACCTGAAGACAAAGAATTTATTACTGTTGAACAAGAATTACAAAGCACTATACGAGAACATCGTGATAATGGACAATCTGGtggaatatttaatagatacaaTATTGTCAGA atccaaaaaattcaaaatcgcAAGCTTTGGGATCGTTATATACATCGTAAACGAGAAGTTTCAATAGAAAATGGTAATCAAGCCAATGAAAGAATGCTTTTTCATGGATCACCCTTCATCAATGCAATTGTCCAAAAAGGATTTGATGAAAGGCATGCCTATATTGGTGGCATGTTTGGAGCtg GTATCTATTTTGCTGAAAACTCATCCAAAAGTAATCAGTATGTGTATGGAATTGGCGGAGGTACAGGTTGTCCATCACATAAAGATCGTTCATGCTATCAATGTTTGAG GCATTTACTTATGTGTCGAGTAACTCTTGGAAAGTCGTTTGTTCAATACAATGCGATAAAAATTGCTCATGCACCACCTGGACATCATTCTGTTATGGGAACACCTAGTGTTGGTGGATTAAATTACTCTGAGTATGTAGTGTATCGAGGCGAAcag gctTATCCTGAATATTTAATTGCTTACCAAATCGTAAATCCATCAGAAACTATGGAAAGTGGTTAA